A region from the Mucilaginibacter sp. CSA2-8R genome encodes:
- a CDS encoding DUF177 domain-containing protein, translating into MKSLKTYSIPFTGLKLGKHEFDYVVDNEFFKEFDYSLVKKANLQCKVELDKQETMLILNFHIHGTIDLACDRCLSEYPQPVDIHEQQVAKFSEEEIDEDEEIITLTKNDTEINIAGLMYEYINVAVPFIANCGSEGDTPYCDKDMLDRLDKLSGGDEQEKSDDPRWDALKKLK; encoded by the coding sequence TTGAAATCATTAAAAACATATTCGATACCTTTTACTGGTCTTAAGCTCGGCAAGCACGAGTTTGATTACGTAGTGGATAACGAGTTTTTTAAAGAATTCGATTATTCGCTGGTTAAAAAAGCAAATCTGCAATGTAAAGTGGAGTTGGATAAGCAAGAAACAATGCTGATTCTGAATTTTCACATTCACGGCACAATTGATCTGGCTTGCGACCGTTGTTTATCAGAATATCCGCAACCGGTAGATATTCATGAGCAACAGGTGGCCAAGTTTAGCGAGGAAGAGATTGATGAGGATGAAGAGATCATTACCCTGACCAAAAATGATACAGAAATCAATATTGCAGGGTTAATGTATGAGTATATAAATGTTGCCGTTCCGTTTATTGCCAATTGCGGCAGCGAGGGGGATACGCCATATTGTGATAAAGATATGCTCGATCGTTTAGATAAACTATCGGGCGGTGATGAACAAGAAAAAAGTGATGACCCACGATGGGACGCACTTAAAAAGTTAAAATGA
- the rpmF gene encoding 50S ribosomal protein L32 codes for MPNPKRKFSKSRTAKRRTHYKAEAPSLTTCATTGAVHLPHRAYTVDGNLYYNGKVLIEKAATV; via the coding sequence ATGCCAAATCCAAAACGTAAGTTCTCCAAATCGAGAACGGCTAAACGCAGAACGCATTATAAAGCTGAAGCGCCATCTTTAACTACTTGCGCTACAACAGGTGCTGTACATTTGCCACACCGCGCATACACTGTTGATGGTAACCTTTACTACAACGGTAAAGTTCTTATCGAGAAAGCAGCTACAGTTTAA
- the plsX gene encoding phosphate acyltransferase PlsX, whose protein sequence is MKIGLDIMGGDYAPKAAVLGAVEAYKALPEQQKLVLVGDKEIAVSILQENGFNPDHFEYVHTTEVIGMGEHPTKAITQKPDSSIAQGFKLLKEGHIQAFSSAGNTGAMLVGAMFSVKTIPGVIRPAMTAIVPKLKGGLGILLDVGANADCKPETLLQFGVLGSLFGQHVYNLDNPKVALMNIGEEEEKGNMLCQATYPLMKDTARFNFVGNVEGRDLFGDAADVFVCDGFTGNVIVKMAESYYVIARKKGINDEFFDRFNYEQYGGSPILGVNAPVVVGHGISSPEAIKNMVLLSRNMVESNLVEKIKQAFV, encoded by the coding sequence ATGAAGATAGGCTTAGACATTATGGGCGGCGATTATGCTCCAAAAGCTGCGGTTTTAGGAGCGGTCGAAGCTTATAAAGCTTTACCCGAACAGCAAAAGCTGGTGCTGGTAGGCGACAAAGAAATTGCTGTAAGTATTCTTCAGGAAAACGGGTTCAATCCAGATCATTTTGAGTATGTACATACTACCGAAGTGATTGGTATGGGTGAGCACCCCACTAAAGCCATCACACAAAAGCCCGACTCAAGCATTGCACAGGGGTTTAAGCTGTTAAAAGAAGGTCATATTCAGGCTTTCTCATCAGCCGGAAACACTGGGGCTATGCTGGTAGGTGCTATGTTCAGCGTTAAAACTATTCCGGGTGTTATACGTCCGGCTATGACAGCTATTGTACCCAAACTGAAAGGCGGTTTGGGTATTTTGTTGGATGTAGGTGCCAATGCTGACTGTAAGCCCGAAACGCTATTGCAGTTTGGTGTGTTGGGCAGTCTTTTTGGCCAGCATGTTTATAACTTAGATAATCCAAAAGTTGCGCTGATGAATATTGGCGAAGAGGAAGAAAAAGGAAACATGCTTTGCCAGGCTACTTACCCGTTGATGAAAGATACTGCCCGGTTTAACTTTGTGGGCAATGTAGAAGGCCGCGACCTGTTCGGTGACGCTGCTGACGTTTTTGTTTGCGATGGTTTTACCGGTAATGTTATTGTTAAAATGGCCGAGTCATACTATGTTATTGCCCGCAAAAAAGGTATCAATGATGAGTTTTTTGATCGCTTTAATTATGAGCAGTACGGAGGTAGTCCAATCCTGGGTGTTAACGCCCCAGTGGTAGTTGGCCACGGCATATCCAGTCCCGAAGCTATCAAAAACATGGTATTGCTGTCGCGCAATATGGTGGAGAGCAACCTTGTTGAAAAGATTAAACAGGCTTTTGTTTAA
- a CDS encoding beta-ketoacyl-ACP synthase III, giving the protein MHKLQAAITAVHGYAPDYILTNHELEALVDTNDEWITTRTGIKERRILKGEGTATSDLAVPAVNGLLKKRGISAEEIDLIIFCTTTPDMPFPATANILADKIGAKNAWGYDLQAACSGFVFGLATGAAFIESGKHKKVLVVGGDKMSSIIDYQDRATCIIFGDGCGAALLEPNTEGYGVVDSVLKSDGSGREFLNMKAGGSLRPATHETVSGREHYAFQEGKTVFKFAVTNMANVAAEIMERNNLVADDVAWLVPHQANKRIIDATASRMGISDEKVVINIERYGNTTNGTIPLCLWEWESKFKKGDNIVLAAFGGGFTWGSLYLKWAY; this is encoded by the coding sequence ATGCATAAACTACAGGCTGCAATTACCGCTGTTCATGGCTATGCACCCGACTACATACTCACCAATCACGAGCTGGAAGCCTTGGTTGATACCAACGACGAATGGATAACCACTCGTACCGGTATTAAAGAACGCCGTATACTTAAAGGCGAAGGTACTGCCACTTCAGATTTAGCTGTACCTGCTGTAAACGGACTGCTTAAAAAACGCGGTATCAGCGCCGAAGAAATAGACCTTATCATTTTTTGTACTACCACGCCCGATATGCCTTTTCCGGCTACGGCAAATATTTTGGCCGACAAAATAGGTGCAAAAAATGCATGGGGATATGATTTACAGGCAGCCTGCTCGGGTTTTGTATTTGGTTTAGCTACCGGGGCCGCTTTTATTGAAAGTGGTAAGCACAAAAAGGTATTGGTAGTTGGCGGCGATAAAATGTCGTCGATTATTGATTATCAGGACCGTGCTACCTGCATTATATTTGGCGATGGTTGCGGTGCAGCCTTATTAGAACCCAATACCGAAGGCTACGGCGTAGTTGACTCTGTTTTAAAAAGCGATGGCTCGGGCCGGGAGTTTTTAAACATGAAGGCTGGCGGCTCATTAAGGCCGGCAACCCACGAGACCGTTTCGGGGCGTGAGCACTATGCTTTCCAGGAAGGTAAAACCGTATTTAAATTTGCTGTAACCAACATGGCCAACGTAGCGGCCGAAATTATGGAACGCAACAACCTGGTAGCTGATGATGTAGCATGGCTGGTTCCGCACCAGGCTAACAAGCGCATTATTGATGCTACGGCTAGCCGTATGGGCATCAGCGACGAAAAGGTAGTCATCAACATTGAGCGTTACGGCAATACCACCAATGGTACCATACCGCTTTGCCTTTGGGAATGGGAGAGCAAATTTAAGAAAGGCGATAACATTGTACTGGCAGCCTTTGGCGGCGGTTTCACCTGGGGATCCCTTTACTTAAAATGGGCCTACTAA
- the accB gene encoding acetyl-CoA carboxylase biotin carboxyl carrier protein, with amino-acid sequence MDIKQIQDLIRFVSKSGVNEVSIEQNEFKITIKTNQAPTVVNATLPVAQPVSAMPAAAAVTVPASAQAEAPVADDTSKYITIKSPMIGTFYRSSTPDKPSFVNVGDEISNGSVLCIIEAMKLFNEIESEVSGRVVKVLVDNSSPVEYDQPLFLVEPM; translated from the coding sequence ATGGATATAAAACAAATTCAGGATCTTATCCGCTTCGTTTCAAAATCTGGCGTAAACGAAGTATCCATTGAACAGAACGAATTTAAGATTACGATAAAAACCAATCAGGCACCTACCGTAGTTAATGCAACTTTGCCGGTAGCACAACCTGTATCGGCAATGCCGGCAGCTGCGGCTGTAACTGTACCTGCTTCAGCGCAAGCCGAGGCACCTGTAGCAGATGATACATCAAAATACATTACCATTAAATCGCCGATGATTGGTACTTTCTATCGCTCATCTACTCCTGATAAACCTTCGTTTGTAAACGTGGGCGACGAAATTTCGAATGGTAGCGTGCTGTGTATTATCGAAGCCATGAAACTGTTTAACGAGATTGAATCTGAAGTTTCTGGCCGGGTGGTAAAAGTTCTCGTAGATAATTCTTCGCCGGTTGAGTACGACCAGCCTTTGTTTTTAGTTGAACCGATGTAA
- the accC gene encoding acetyl-CoA carboxylase biotin carboxylase subunit, with amino-acid sequence MFKKILIANRGEIALRIIRTCKEMGIKTVAVYSTADRDSLHVRFADEAVCIGPPASRDSYLNIPNIISAAEVTNADAIHPGYGFLSENAKFSAICAEYGIKFIGATADQINDMGDKAAAKATMKKAGVPTIPGSEGLLSDVKEGIQVANKIGYPIILKATAGGGGRGMRIVWNDLDFEPAWDSARAEAGAAFGNDGIYLEKYVEDPRHIEIQVVGDQYGRVCHLSERDCSIQRRHQKLVEESPSPFMTEKLRRKMGEAAVKGAKAVRYEGAGTIEFLVDKHHNFYFMEMNTRIQVEHPVTEEVINVDLIKEQIKVAAGTPISGKNYEPTMHAIECRINAEDPFNNFRPSPGKITNFHSPGGHGVRVDTHVYSGYVIPPNYDSMIAKLICVAQTREEALNTMERALSEFVIEGIKTTIPFHLQLLKDPNFRAGNFTTKFMETFEIAE; translated from the coding sequence ATGTTTAAAAAAATATTAATTGCTAACCGTGGTGAAATTGCCTTGCGTATTATTCGTACCTGTAAGGAAATGGGCATTAAAACGGTAGCCGTTTACTCAACTGCCGACCGCGACAGTTTGCACGTTCGTTTTGCCGACGAGGCTGTTTGTATTGGCCCGCCTGCCAGCCGTGATTCTTATTTAAATATCCCGAACATCATTTCTGCAGCCGAAGTAACCAATGCTGATGCTATACATCCGGGCTATGGTTTCTTGTCTGAAAACGCAAAGTTTTCGGCCATTTGTGCTGAGTACGGCATTAAGTTTATTGGTGCCACTGCCGACCAGATTAATGATATGGGCGACAAAGCTGCTGCCAAAGCAACCATGAAAAAAGCCGGTGTGCCGACTATTCCTGGTTCTGAGGGCTTGCTGAGCGACGTAAAAGAAGGTATACAAGTAGCCAACAAAATTGGTTATCCTATTATATTGAAGGCAACTGCCGGTGGTGGTGGCCGCGGTATGCGTATTGTTTGGAACGACCTTGATTTTGAACCAGCCTGGGATTCGGCACGTGCTGAAGCCGGTGCGGCCTTCGGTAATGATGGTATTTATCTTGAAAAATACGTAGAAGATCCTCGTCATATCGAAATACAGGTGGTAGGAGATCAATACGGCAGAGTATGCCATTTATCTGAACGAGATTGCTCTATACAGCGTCGTCACCAAAAGCTGGTCGAAGAGTCGCCTTCGCCATTCATGACTGAGAAGTTACGCCGTAAAATGGGCGAAGCTGCAGTTAAAGGCGCTAAAGCGGTAAGGTATGAAGGCGCAGGTACTATTGAGTTTTTGGTAGACAAGCACCATAATTTCTACTTTATGGAAATGAATACCCGTATACAGGTAGAGCATCCAGTTACCGAAGAGGTAATTAACGTAGACTTAATTAAAGAACAGATTAAGGTAGCGGCAGGTACGCCAATATCAGGCAAAAATTACGAGCCTACAATGCATGCCATCGAATGCCGTATCAACGCTGAGGATCCGTTCAATAATTTCCGTCCTTCGCCGGGTAAAATTACCAACTTCCATTCGCCGGGCGGCCATGGGGTAAGGGTAGATACACACGTATACAGTGGTTATGTAATTCCGCCAAATTACGACTCAATGATTGCCAAGCTGATTTGTGTAGCGCAAACCCGCGAGGAAGCGTTAAACACCATGGAACGGGCTTTAAGCGAGTTTGTGATTGAAGGTATCAAAACTACCATTCCTTTCCACCTTCAGCTGTTAAAAGATCCTAACTTTAGAGCAGGTAATTTTACCACTAAATTTATGGAGACTTTTGAGATAGCCGAGTAA
- the tatC gene encoding twin-arginine translocase subunit TatC — MSDNKIVKAIKEKSKDLEVEMSFFDHIEVLRWHLIRSCIAILVFTILAFVYYDWVFDTVIMGPKKPDFWTYRMLCKLGDYLHRPGFCITKIPGKIINTEMAGQFTLEINSALIIGITLGFPYLLWEIWRFIKPALHESERKAASGFVLYASLLFILGILFGYYIIAPESISFLANLSVSDQIENTFTVDSYLSSVATLTLATGVVFQLPMIVHILSSIGLLTPKLMRAGRRYAIVGILIISAVITPTPDMLTMCIVSVPLFILYEVGIVVAGRVEKRKLKKHNELMLKKDQDSA, encoded by the coding sequence ATGAGCGATAATAAGATAGTAAAAGCAATTAAGGAAAAGAGTAAAGATCTCGAAGTAGAAATGTCGTTTTTCGACCATATCGAAGTGCTTAGGTGGCACCTCATCCGGTCGTGCATTGCTATTCTCGTGTTTACCATATTAGCTTTTGTTTATTACGACTGGGTTTTCGATACCGTAATTATGGGTCCTAAAAAGCCTGATTTTTGGACGTATCGTATGCTGTGTAAACTGGGCGATTATTTGCATCGTCCCGGTTTTTGTATTACTAAAATCCCTGGAAAGATCATTAATACCGAGATGGCCGGGCAGTTTACGCTCGAAATTAATTCTGCCCTGATTATTGGTATCACCCTTGGGTTTCCTTACCTGTTGTGGGAGATCTGGCGCTTTATTAAGCCGGCACTTCATGAAAGTGAGCGCAAAGCAGCATCCGGCTTTGTATTATATGCCTCACTTTTGTTTATTTTAGGGATTTTATTTGGTTATTACATCATCGCTCCTGAGTCTATCAGCTTTTTGGCTAACTTAAGCGTGAGCGACCAGATAGAAAATACATTCACCGTAGACTCTTACCTGTCATCTGTAGCTACTTTAACACTGGCGACAGGCGTGGTATTCCAACTACCGATGATTGTGCACATCCTATCAAGCATTGGTTTGCTTACGCCTAAACTAATGCGTGCAGGCAGGCGTTACGCCATTGTGGGCATCCTGATTATTTCTGCCGTTATCACCCCAACGCCCGATATGCTTACCATGTGTATTGTGAGCGTACCACTGTTTATATTATATGAAGTGGGTATTGTGGTAGCCGGTCGGGTAGAAAAACGTAAGCTAAAAAAGCACAACGAATTAATGCTCAAAAAAGATCAAGATAGTGCTTAA
- the rpiB gene encoding ribose 5-phosphate isomerase B: MNKDLKIAIGADHAGFTYKEALLKWLPQITVKDFGTFSPESTDYPDFAHPVAAAVESGEFDFGILVCGSANGVAITANKHAGIRAAICWQTELASLARRHNNANIVCIPERFISLDDAKAIVETFLSTEFEGGRHATRVGKMSC; the protein is encoded by the coding sequence ATGAATAAAGATTTAAAAATAGCCATCGGTGCAGACCATGCAGGCTTTACTTATAAGGAGGCGTTGTTAAAATGGCTTCCGCAAATTACCGTTAAAGATTTTGGCACTTTCTCACCCGAGTCTACTGATTACCCTGATTTTGCCCATCCGGTGGCTGCGGCAGTTGAGAGTGGTGAATTTGATTTTGGTATTCTGGTTTGCGGTAGTGCCAATGGTGTAGCCATCACTGCCAATAAACACGCTGGTATACGTGCTGCTATTTGCTGGCAAACCGAACTGGCCAGCTTAGCCCGCAGGCATAATAATGCCAATATTGTATGTATCCCCGAGCGTTTTATTTCGTTGGATGATGCCAAGGCTATCGTCGAAACCTTTTTGTCTACCGAGTTTGAAGGCGGCCGCCATGCAACCCGCGTGGGCAAAATGTCCTGCTAA